One window of Candidatus Methylomirabilota bacterium genomic DNA carries:
- a CDS encoding putative lipoprotein: protein MTHFFVRRRWQPVSLLLLLAVLLGPLGCSLSDSSRSSSDSSKSSSDSSKSSSDSSASSSASSSPGDTAYFDDVRIATEAYAKSGGPFDAYQKKLGDLARDRGVTNWEENLGTYVAIGEGLGSAKASSGLVETFKDRLAPPGSVNSPDKRSAIQKGYESRK, encoded by the coding sequence TTGACACATTTCTTCGTGCGGCGGCGCTGGCAACCGGTGAGTCTCCTGCTGTTGCTGGCCGTGCTGCTGGGTCCGCTCGGCTGCTCGCTCTCGGACAGCTCCAGGAGCTCGTCGGACAGCTCGAAGAGCTCGTCGGACAGCTCGAAGAGCTCGTCGGACTCCTCCGCGAGCAGCTCCGCCTCCTCGAGCCCCGGCGACACTGCGTACTTCGACGACGTCCGGATCGCGACCGAGGCCTACGCGAAGTCGGGCGGGCCCTTCGACGCCTACCAGAAGAAGCTCGGCGATCTGGCGCGCGATCGTGGCGTCACCAACTGGGAAGAGAACCTCGGCACCTACGTGGCCATCGGCGAGGGGCTCGGCAGCGCCAAGGCGAGCTCCGGTCTGGTCGAGACCTTCAAAGACCGACTGGCCCCGCCAGGCAGCGTCAACAGTCCCGACAAGCGCTCCGCCATCCAGAAAGGCTACGAGTCCAGGAAGTGA